Proteins encoded in a region of the Marmota flaviventris isolate mMarFla1 chromosome 3, mMarFla1.hap1, whole genome shotgun sequence genome:
- the Spmip11 gene encoding sperm microtubule inner protein 11 isoform X1 — MYLVDMETTESQNQIATFARYSLNEFVLVSDQMESVSTRLPPIISEDGNYFLHQNSHMRYNEAVRKVLLKTFPNQVFRVPLTDAQNFSFWRSHDPGVRPEKTMPWIWSPRHCLIKSPMTRFMDHSILNDRNFSLY, encoded by the exons ATGTACCTAGTTGATATGGAGACTACGGAATCACAGAACCAAATAGCCACATTTGCCAGGTACTCATTGAATGAATTTGTTCTTGTTTCAGACCAGATGGAATCAGTGTCCACTAGGCTTCCCCCCATTATCTCAGAAGATGGGAATTATTTCCTGCACCAGAATAGTCACATGAGATACAATGAAGCTGTACGGAAGGTGTTGCTAAAAACAT TCCCCAATCAGGTCTTCAGAGTCCCTCTGACTGATGCTCAGAACTTCAGCTTCTGGCGGTCTCATGATCCAGGAGTACGTCCGGAGAAAACCATGCCATGGATCTGGAGCCCACGCCACTGTCTCATTAAAAGCCCAATGACCAG GTTTATGGATCACTCCATTCTTAACGACAGAAACTTCAGTCTATATTGA